A single window of Uloborus diversus isolate 005 chromosome 5, Udiv.v.3.1, whole genome shotgun sequence DNA harbors:
- the LOC129223228 gene encoding ornithine decarboxylase antizyme 2-like yields the protein MPAINSNPFCSAVRSRRRTLYPLVQGLCGVPDVPHAANVLLLNAEGSGVGKFKEPPVTDAVSVKWDEVTKQSVNEAAVLVFNFQLTDSKVQQWNSILWKRRLYVTVPDSGMTDGSKESFLTLLEFAEDDLQCSHVIVCFGKSRPDKVALVRTFMFLGFSMLAPGHKLAPSNASEDTMCMIYIIEEG from the exons ATGCCTGCTATTAATAGTAATCCATTCTGTAGTGCCGTGag AAGCCGCAGACGTACTCTATATCCATTGGTACAGGGTCTCTGTGGTGTTCCTGATGTGCCCCATGCCGCCAACGTGTTGCTATTAAATGCAGAGGGCAGCGGTGTGGGGAAGTTTAAAGAGCCCCCTGTGACTGATGCAGTCTCAGTGAAG tGGGATGAAGTGACAAAACAGTCTGTCAATGAGGCCGCGGTGTTGGTTTTCAACTTCCAACTCACGGACTCGAAAGTGCAACAATGGAACTCTATCTTGTGGAAACGGAGGCTTTATGTCACTGTACCAGATAGTGGCATGACCGATGGATCAAAGGAATC atttttgactCTCTTGGAATTTGCTGAAGATGATTTACAATGCTCACATGTCATTGTATGTTTCGGAAAAAGCAGACCAGATAAAG TTGCATTAGTGCGCACTTTCATGTTCCTCGGTTTCTCCATGTTGGCCCCAGGACATAAGCTTGCTCCCAGCAATGCAAGTGAAGATACAATGTGCATGATCTACATCATCGAAGAGGGCTAA